One Heptranchias perlo isolate sHepPer1 chromosome 5, sHepPer1.hap1, whole genome shotgun sequence DNA window includes the following coding sequences:
- the LOC137321905 gene encoding ephrin type-A receptor 7 isoform X9 yields MSSKLSRAFWIICCCISLLSTILTHLTQAAREVILLDSKAQQTELEWISSPPDGWEEISGVDENYIPIRTYQVCSVMEPNQNNWLRTNWIARGNAQRIFVEMKFTLRDCNSIPGVLGTCKETFNLYYFESDSEAGRNIKESQYLKIDTIAADESFTQGDLGERVMKLNTEVREIGPLSKKGFYLAFQDVGACIALVSVRVYYKKCWSIVENLAVFPDTVTGSEFSSLVEVLGTCVSDAEEETENPPKMHCSAEGEWLVPIGKCICKAGFHQKGDECEGETATVEWCTVARCLVMDWQGL; encoded by the exons ATGAGCTCCAAGCTTAGCCGCGCTTTCTGGATTATCTGCTGCTGCATTTCTTTACTCAGCACCATCCTCACACATCTGACGCAGGCTGCGAGAGAAG TTATTTTGCTGGATTCCAAAGCACAGCAGACAGAGCTGGAGTGGATCTCGTCTCCTCCTGATGGG TGGGAAGAGATCAGCGGAGTAGACGAGAACTACATTCCCATTCGTACGTACCAGGTGTGCAGTGTAATGGAACCTAATCAGAACAACTGGCtgcggactaactggattgcaagAGGCAATGCTCAGAGGATATTTGTGGAGATGAAGTTTACCCTGAGGGATTGTAATAGCATTCCAGGAGTCTTGGGGACATGCAAGGAGACATTTAACCTATATTACTTTGAGAGCgactcagaggctggcaggaaCATTAAGGAGAGTCAGTACCTCAAAATAGATACCATTGCAGCAGATGAAAGTTTTACTCAAGGGGACCTTGGGGAGCGTGTAATGAAGCTCAACACAGAGGTGCGAGAAATCGGGCCTTTGTCGAAAAAAGGATTCTACTTGGCTTTCCAGGATGTGGGTGCCTGCATTGCCCTGGTGTCTGTGCGTGTTTACTATAAAAAGTGTTGGTCTATTGTGGAAAATTTGGCGGTGTTCCCAGACACAGTGACAGGGTCTGAGTTTTCATCGCTGGTGGAGGTGCTTGGCACATGTGTCAGCGATGCGGAAGAGGAAACGGAAAATCCCCCTAAGATGCACTGCAGTGCAGAGGGTGAGTGGCTGGTACCTATTGGCAAGTGCATCTGCAAAGCAGGATTTCACCAGAAAGGGGATGAATGCGAGG